One Maribacter dokdonensis DSW-8 genomic region harbors:
- a CDS encoding RidA family protein, whose amino-acid sequence MKHFIYIVLTFLLISCADKTKETQQREELIQETANSNYNPEAKLDSLGIELRDQGVPIANYQHVVRAGNLLFLAGKGPKQANGEYMIGKLGDSLTVEQGYQAAREAGINQLSVLKAELGNLNKVKRIVSAHGMVNASPDFTDHSKVINGFSDLMVEVFGENGKHARAAVGMVSLPVGMAVEIEMVVEVYE is encoded by the coding sequence ATGAAACATTTTATATATATCGTTCTAACTTTTTTGTTGATCAGTTGTGCAGATAAAACCAAAGAAACTCAACAACGGGAAGAATTAATTCAAGAAACAGCAAATTCTAATTATAACCCAGAAGCCAAGTTAGATAGTTTAGGTATAGAACTTAGAGATCAGGGTGTTCCCATTGCAAACTACCAACACGTTGTAAGAGCTGGAAATTTATTGTTTTTAGCCGGTAAAGGACCAAAACAAGCTAATGGTGAGTACATGATAGGTAAATTGGGCGATAGTTTAACCGTAGAGCAGGGCTACCAAGCGGCAAGAGAAGCGGGTATTAATCAACTTTCCGTTTTAAAAGCCGAACTGGGCAACCTGAACAAAGTAAAACGAATAGTTAGTGCACACGGTATGGTGAATGCTTCTCCGGATTTTACAGATCATTCTAAAGTAATCAATGGTTTTTCAGATTTAATGGTCGAAGTTTTTGGTGAAAATGGCAAACATGCGCGTGCCGCGGTTGGTATGGTATCTTTACCTGTTGGTATGGCTGTAGAGATAGAAATGGTTGTTGAGGTTTACGAGTAA
- a CDS encoding tetratricopeptide repeat protein, producing the protein MMDKEQLLLKYFEGSLTADEKVNFNQFLESDAEFKMQFEFEKNVKSVVRKIENDSLKKKLQGFESELSGAPSQNQQNFWKPLRIAASIALLIGLSWFVFNSYMFHGTEELYASNYEKYPNTVYTITRGDATDKSLERLAFEAYETDDFETAIAYLTELKEKTRLDYVDFYLGQAYLAKGDYLKATDKFQEIILINSEYKDEGYWYAALANLKLEQEEEAEKLLEQLIKMGTYKKNEATELLEKLN; encoded by the coding sequence ATGATGGATAAAGAACAATTATTATTAAAATATTTTGAAGGTTCATTGACCGCAGATGAGAAGGTCAATTTCAACCAGTTTTTAGAAAGTGATGCAGAATTTAAAATGCAGTTTGAATTTGAAAAGAATGTAAAATCTGTTGTACGAAAAATTGAAAATGACAGTCTTAAGAAAAAGCTACAAGGTTTTGAATCTGAATTAAGCGGTGCACCTAGCCAGAATCAACAAAATTTCTGGAAACCATTAAGAATAGCTGCTAGTATTGCCTTATTAATAGGTTTAAGTTGGTTTGTATTTAATTCTTATATGTTTCATGGAACAGAAGAATTGTATGCTTCCAATTATGAGAAATACCCTAATACGGTATATACAATTACACGTGGCGATGCTACTGATAAGTCATTGGAGCGCTTAGCCTTTGAAGCTTACGAAACTGATGATTTTGAAACTGCTATTGCCTACCTCACTGAGTTAAAGGAAAAGACCAGACTAGATTATGTAGATTTTTATTTAGGTCAAGCTTATCTTGCCAAGGGAGATTATTTAAAAGCCACAGATAAATTCCAAGAAATTATATTAATAAATAGCGAGTATAAAGATGAGGGCTATTGGTATGCAGCGCTCGCGAACCTAAAATTAGAACAGGAAGAAGAAGCTGAAAAATTATTGGAGCAACTTATAAAAATGGGAACATATAAGAAGAATGAAGCAACAGAATTACTTGAAAAGTTGAACTAG
- a CDS encoding MFS transporter, which yields MESSTATSKVNANRLFYASCFALITTAFSFAIAAGILDQLKTELALSASQAGLITSMWFLGFPIAMVIGGLIYHKVGGKVIMQFAFFAHSIGILLLIFSGNYIGLLIANLLIGLGNGCTEAACNPMIADAYKGNRMSTMLNRFHMWFPGGIAVGSLLSGFMTDFGITGQSQVWLLLIPAIIYAFLFYGQTWPKAKIEEAATISGNLKGMFTPLFLFIGVCMALTAISEFGPNQWVGLILSKSGAEPTLILALTAGLMAVARFFGGSMVAQFNQTGVLLGSAVLATLGIYLFSTQTGTMAYVAAIIFALGVAYFWPNMIGLTATKTPKTGALGMSIIGAIGMFSTSIFQPIIGGWIDADRAAAEAQGFTGDELELVSGQETLSTMVLFPAILIVLFTILYFWLRSKESKGEIATA from the coding sequence ATGGAAAGTTCTACAGCGACTTCTAAGGTAAATGCGAATAGGCTCTTTTATGCCAGTTGCTTTGCCCTAATTACAACGGCATTCTCATTTGCCATAGCAGCAGGTATTTTAGATCAATTAAAAACGGAACTGGCATTAAGTGCAAGTCAAGCCGGTTTGATTACCTCTATGTGGTTTTTAGGTTTCCCCATAGCTATGGTAATCGGTGGTTTGATCTACCATAAAGTAGGGGGCAAAGTAATTATGCAATTTGCCTTCTTTGCGCATTCAATCGGTATTTTACTTTTAATATTCTCTGGCAACTATATAGGTCTTTTGATAGCCAACTTGCTTATAGGTCTTGGTAACGGTTGTACCGAAGCGGCATGTAACCCAATGATTGCAGATGCGTACAAGGGAAACAGAATGAGCACAATGCTTAACCGTTTTCACATGTGGTTTCCTGGTGGAATAGCCGTTGGTAGTTTACTTTCTGGTTTTATGACGGATTTTGGTATTACAGGACAAAGTCAAGTATGGTTATTATTAATACCTGCGATAATTTATGCCTTTTTATTTTACGGACAAACTTGGCCTAAGGCTAAGATAGAGGAAGCGGCAACTATTAGCGGAAACCTGAAAGGCATGTTCACTCCCTTATTTTTATTCATAGGAGTTTGTATGGCATTAACTGCCATATCAGAATTTGGTCCTAACCAATGGGTAGGTCTAATTCTTTCTAAAAGTGGAGCAGAACCAACGCTAATATTAGCATTGACTGCCGGATTGATGGCCGTTGCAAGATTCTTTGGCGGTAGTATGGTTGCTCAGTTCAACCAAACGGGTGTGCTTTTGGGTTCTGCCGTACTTGCTACTTTAGGCATTTATCTTTTTAGTACACAAACTGGAACTATGGCTTACGTAGCCGCTATAATCTTTGCTCTGGGTGTTGCCTATTTCTGGCCTAATATGATTGGCTTAACCGCTACCAAAACTCCAAAAACCGGAGCTTTGGGCATGTCTATTATTGGTGCGATAGGAATGTTCTCTACATCAATTTTTCAACCAATCATTGGTGGTTGGATCGATGCAGATAGAGCTGCTGCCGAAGCCCAAGGGTTTACAGGTGATGAATTAGAATTGGTTTCCGGTCAAGAAACGTTAAGTACCATGGTACTGTTTCCTGCAATTCTAATTGTTTTGTTCACTATTCTATATTTCTGGTTAAGAAGTAAAGAAAGTAAAGGAGAAATTGCAACGGCATAA
- a CDS encoding RNA polymerase sigma factor, translating to MENHSDETLLQALKEGSESAFKKVYEENRELFLNFARRYSLADEEVLDAYQDAYVALYENIQNGKLTILKSSLSTYLISIGKYKIMERLRNRNKHTNNELLLNNVEEIDDEIEAFDIDNYALSTEQKLLKKYFDALGEKCQKILKLFYYQQYNIKEIMTEGNYNSENVVKSQKSRCLKTLKEAIKNAPKL from the coding sequence ATGGAAAATCATTCAGATGAAACTTTATTACAAGCACTTAAAGAAGGTTCTGAATCTGCTTTTAAAAAGGTATATGAAGAGAATCGTGAATTATTCTTGAATTTTGCAAGAAGGTATTCCCTGGCAGATGAAGAGGTTTTAGATGCTTACCAAGATGCGTATGTTGCACTGTATGAGAATATTCAGAATGGAAAATTAACGATTTTAAAAAGCTCTTTAAGTACGTATCTAATTAGTATAGGTAAGTATAAGATTATGGAGCGATTACGAAACAGAAATAAGCATACGAACAATGAATTATTATTGAACAACGTAGAAGAAATAGATGACGAAATCGAAGCTTTTGATATTGACAATTATGCTTTGTCAACTGAACAAAAATTATTAAAAAAGTACTTTGATGCTTTAGGAGAAAAATGTCAAAAAATATTAAAGCTATTCTATTACCAACAGTATAACATCAAAGAAATTATGACCGAAGGTAATTATAACAGTGAAAATGTGGTAAAAAGTCAGAAATCCAGATGTTTAAAAACATTAAAGGAAGCCATTAAAAATGCCCCCAAATTATGA
- a CDS encoding adenylate/guanylate cyclase domain-containing protein — protein MGLSPKSKRRLQRILPFGVIWCVIGLFVLFIQEAATGNKNINPNAAITLTPKVFVFAMTSVTLIGLLMGTIEVLWLGNLFNNKSFYKKILYKLSLYSFLLLITIIIVYPIAASIELGLPVFHQLVLQKLSNFLISLDFLSTMVSIAVSLFAGLFYSEISQNVGDAVLKNFFTGKYHKPIQEKRIFLFCDMKSSTTIAEHLGHIEYFKMLKAYYADFTNAIINHSGSVYQYVGDEIIISWKYEEGIKNNNWINCFLAMKQDLHNKAEWYNNNFGVAPTFKSGFHVGEVTTGEIGTLKKEIIFTGDVLNTTARIQGLCNTYNVDILISEKLIKELKPEESLKIMSQGIAELKGKEEKMELFTLV, from the coding sequence ATGGGTTTGTCTCCTAAATCAAAGAGAAGATTACAACGTATTTTACCATTTGGTGTAATATGGTGCGTAATTGGTCTTTTTGTTTTATTTATTCAAGAAGCAGCTACCGGCAATAAAAACATAAACCCAAATGCAGCAATTACACTAACTCCTAAGGTATTTGTATTTGCTATGACCTCGGTTACGCTAATTGGTTTGTTGATGGGAACTATAGAAGTACTTTGGTTAGGTAATTTGTTCAACAATAAAAGCTTTTACAAGAAAATACTTTACAAACTAAGTTTGTATTCATTTCTACTGCTGATTACCATTATAATTGTATATCCAATAGCCGCTTCTATAGAATTGGGCTTACCAGTATTTCATCAATTGGTATTACAAAAGTTATCTAATTTTTTAATAAGCCTAGACTTTTTAAGTACCATGGTTTCCATTGCAGTAAGCCTATTTGCAGGACTCTTCTATTCGGAAATTAGTCAGAATGTGGGTGATGCCGTACTCAAGAACTTTTTTACCGGAAAATACCACAAGCCCATTCAAGAAAAGCGCATATTTCTTTTTTGCGATATGAAGTCGTCTACCACCATTGCAGAACATTTGGGGCATATTGAATATTTTAAAATGCTTAAAGCGTACTATGCAGATTTTACCAATGCCATAATCAATCATTCTGGTTCGGTTTATCAATACGTAGGCGATGAAATCATCATCTCTTGGAAGTATGAGGAAGGAATAAAAAACAACAACTGGATCAATTGCTTTTTAGCCATGAAACAAGACTTGCATAATAAGGCGGAATGGTACAACAACAATTTTGGTGTAGCGCCCACTTTTAAATCTGGCTTTCACGTTGGCGAAGTAACAACCGGCGAAATAGGTACGCTAAAAAAAGAAATTATATTTACCGGTGATGTTTTAAATACAACCGCAAGAATTCAAGGGCTCTGTAACACTTATAACGTTGACATTTTAATCTCTGAAAAGCTCATTAAAGAACTAAAACCAGAGGAAAGCTTGAAAATTATGTCACAAGGTATCGCCGAATTAAAGGGTAAGGAGGAAAAAATGGAACTTTTTACTTTAGTCTAA
- a CDS encoding CatB-related O-acetyltransferase translates to MNIPDKNTLFPLENYKRLCFLKNIIKNPNIIVGDYTYYDDFEDVANFEKNVKYHFDFVGDKLIIGKFCMIASNVTFIMNGANHLSNSISAYPFAIFGKDWQHAMDGKNYPTKGNTVIGNDVWIGYNATIMPGVNIGDGAIIASNATVTKDVLPYSIVGGNPAKLIKKRFSDKEIANLLELKWWNWPIEQITANVHHLTGENLEELN, encoded by the coding sequence ATGAATATCCCTGATAAAAACACCCTATTTCCATTAGAAAACTATAAGAGATTGTGTTTTCTAAAAAACATTATTAAAAACCCGAATATTATTGTAGGTGATTATACCTATTATGATGATTTTGAAGACGTAGCCAATTTTGAAAAAAATGTAAAATATCATTTTGATTTTGTTGGCGATAAACTAATCATTGGAAAGTTCTGCATGATTGCTTCAAATGTCACCTTTATTATGAACGGAGCCAATCATTTAAGCAATTCCATTTCAGCTTACCCATTTGCTATTTTTGGAAAGGATTGGCAACATGCCATGGATGGAAAAAACTACCCTACCAAAGGTAATACCGTAATAGGCAATGATGTGTGGATCGGCTACAACGCCACCATTATGCCCGGAGTAAATATTGGTGATGGGGCCATAATTGCAAGTAATGCAACCGTAACAAAAGATGTACTGCCATACTCCATTGTTGGCGGAAATCCTGCCAAGCTTATTAAGAAGCGATTCTCGGATAAAGAAATTGCTAACCTTTTAGAATTGAAATGGTGGAACTGGCCTATAGAGCAGATTACCGCAAATGTGCATCATCTTACAGGTGAAAATTTAGAAGAGCTAAATTAA